In a genomic window of Leishmania donovani BPK282A1 complete genome, chromosome 32:
- a CDS encoding protein transport protein Sec13, putative, protein MVPHLANGAAAPAAPQVPAIHEHTDVIHDTQFDYYGLQLATASSDRTIGIHVARAGAPLNRVATLTGHEGPVWMVSWAHPRFGNLLASASYDQKAIIWKEIHQGAPKWTPVHVIDIHQGSVNAVQWAPEEYGPVVATASSDGTVAITTYRDGCWQPSVKLSNNSNQIAHAMGATSVTFAPFKSELVDHVVVASGGCDGHVRLWVSASSPERGLGFELHQVIEAHADWVRDVAFCPTSPASRFVILASCGQDKTVVMYRKPWDQLCAEISEGASQATEWERSVIEFAEPVWRLSWAPSGEMLVVTNSKSEVFVLREGVDFTEPWIKLPLKDFQQ, encoded by the coding sequence ATGGTGCCACACCTGGCaaatggcgctgctgcccccgctgcgccgcaggtgcCAGCTATTCACGAGCACACGGATGTCATTCATGACACGCAGTTCGACTACTATGGTCTGCAGCTCGCCACTGCCAGCTCCGATAGAACGATCGGCATTCACGTCGCCCGGGCGGGTGCCCCGTTGAACCGCGTGGCAACTCTTACTGGCCATGAGGGCCCTGTGTGGATGGTTAGCTGGGCGCACCCGCGCTTCGGCAATCTTCTCGCCTCTGCCTCGTACGATCAGAAAGCGATAATTTGGAAAGAGATCCACCAAGGTGCACCTAAGTGGACTCCTGTGCATGTCATCGACATCCACCAAGGCAGCGTAAACGCGGTGCAGTGGGCGCCCGAGGAATACGGCCCGGTCGttgccaccgccagcagcgacggcaccgttGCCATCACCACATACCGTGACGGTTGCTGGCAGCCCAGCGTGAAGTTAAGCAACAATAGCAACCAAATCGcgcacgcgatgggggcaaCGAGCGTAACGTTCGCGCCATTCAAGTCGGAGCTGGTCGACCACGTAGTGGTTGCAtctggcggctgcgacggccaCGTGCGCCTGTGGGTATCTGCGAGCTCCCCAGAGCGCGGCTTGGGGTTTGAACTGCATCAGGTGATCGAAGCGCACGCGGACTGGGTTCGCGATGTTGCATTCTGCCCTACATCCCCAGCATCCCGCTTCGTGATCCTTGCGTCGTGCGGGCAGGATAAGACAGTTGTCATGTACCGGAAGCCGTGGGATCAGCTGTGTGCGGAGATCAGCGAGGGTGCCTCGCAGGCTACGGAATGGGAGCGGAGTGTCATCGAGTTTGCAGAGCCTGTCTGGAGGCTTTCTTGGGCCCCTTCGGGTGAGATGCTCGTCGTGACAAACTCAAAGTCTGAGGTGTTTGTGCTTCGCGAAGGTGTCGACTTCACTGAACCGTGGATTAAACTTCCTTTGAAGGACTTCCAGCAGTAG
- a CDS encoding Qa-SNARE protein yields MRLTQLANRQSVFDDQTAEVSELTQMVKSSLQRLHNDAGTLEELKRRAVESQKGCIQPMGDARGMFGSSSYHLRTSEKHSDTVVETLRSRLARTGQQFRTTLQHQSKSLKDKANRRHMFTTADRPQTFESALFQDQEQHQQQQLLLSGAGSTQYYQQRADAVLEIEAAVQEVGELFNDFTRLVQEQEEVVLRIDTDVDNAVRHVNAGSNELMRYLTNLSSNRGLILKVFAMLFFFLMLFGILVVR; encoded by the coding sequence ATGCGTTTGACGCAGCTGGCAAACCGTCAGAGCGTCTTCGACGACCAGACGGCTGAGGTCAGTGAGTTGACGCAGATGGTGAAGAGCTCGCTGCAACGCCTCCACAACGATGCAGGaacgctggaggagctgaagcggcGAGCCGTTGAGTCACAAAAAGGGTGCATTCAGCCCATGGGCGATGCTCGCGGTATGTTTGGCAGCTCGTCTTATCACCTCCGTACGTCTGAGAAGCACAGCGACACCGTTGTTgagacgctgcgcagccggcTGGCTCGCACCGGACAGCAGTTCCGCACCACTCTCCAGCATCAATCCAAAAGCCTCAAGGATAAGGCGAACCGGCGTCACATGTTCACCACAGCGGATCGGCCGCAAACGTTTGAGAGCGCGCTTTTTCAGGACCAGGAGCAGcatcaacagcagcaactgcTGCTCTCCGGAGCGGGCAGCACACAGTACTACCAGCAGCGAGCAGACGCCGTGCTGGAGATCGAGGCAGCTGTGCAGGAAGTTGGTGAACTCTTCAACGATTTCACGCGCCTTGTtcaggagcaggaggaggttGTGCTTCGTATTGACACGGATGTGGACAACGCTGTGCGTCACGTCAACGCCGGAAGCAATGAACTGATGCGATACTTGACGAACCTGAGCTCCAACCGCGGGCTCATTCTGAAAGTGTTTGCAATGCTGTTCTTCTTCCTCATGCTTTTTGGTATCCTGGTGGTGCGCTAG
- a CDS encoding N-myristoyltransferase: MSRNPSNSDAAHAFWSTQPVPQTEDETEKIVFAGPMDEPKTVADIPEEPYPIASTFEWWTPNMEAADDIHAIYELLRDNYVEDDDSMFRFNYSEEFLQWALCPPSYIPDWHVAVRRKADKKLLAFIAGVPVTLRMGTPKYMKVKAQEKGQEEEAAKYDAPRHICEINFLCVHKQLREKRLAPILIKEVTRRVNRTNVWQAVYTAGVLLPTPYASGQYFHRSLNPEKLVEIRFSGIPAQYQKFQNPMAMLKRNYQLPNAPKNSGLREMKPSDVPQVRRILMNYLDNFDVGPVFSDAEISHYLLPRDGVVFTYVVENDKKVTDFFSFYRIPSTVIGNSNYNILNAAYVHYYAATSMPLHQLILDLLIVAHSRGFDVCNMVEILDNRSFVEQLKFGAGDGHLRYYFYNWGYPKIKPSRVALVML; this comes from the coding sequence ATGTCTCGCAATCCATCGAACTCTGACGCTGCGCATGCATTCTGGAGCACACAGCCCGTACCGCAGACGGAAGATGAGACGGAGAAAATCGTGTTCGCCGGTCCGATGGACGAGCCAAAAACGGTAGCCGATATTCCTGAGGAACCATACCCGATCGCCAGCACATTTGAGTGGTGGACGCCAAACATGGAGGCGGCCGATGACATTCACGCAATTTACGAGCTTCTCCGCGATAACTAcgtcgaggacgacgacagcaTGTTTCGTTTCAACTACTCCGAGGAGTTTCTTCAGTGGGCACTATGCCCACCGAGCTACATCCCGGACTGGCACGTTGCCGTTCGCCGGAAGGCGGATAAGAAGCTGCTGGCCTTCATTGCCGGCGTTCCCGTGACGTTGCGCATGGGCACCCCCAAGTACATGAAAGTGAAAGCACAGGAAAAGGgccaagaggaggaggcggccaaGTATGATGCACCCCGTCACATCTGCGAAATCAACTTTCTCTGTGTCCACAAGCAACTGCGGGAGAAGCGGCTTGCCCCTATTTTGATCAAAGAGGTGACGCGCCGCGTGAACCGCACCAACGTGTGGCAGGCGGTGTACACAGCTGGTGTGCTGCTACCCACTCCGTATGCATCAGGGCAGTACTTCCACCGCAGCCTGAACCCCGAGAAGCTTGTGGAGATCCGCTTCAGCGGCATTCCTGCACAGTACCAGAAGTTTCAGAACCCAATGGCGATGCTGAAGCGCAACTACCAGCTGCCGAACGCGCCAAAGAACTCTGGTCTTCGTGAAATGAAGCCATCTGACGTTCCGCAGGTACGGCGAATTCTCATGAACTACCTGGACAACTTCGATGTAGGTCCCGTCTTTAGCGATGCCGAGATCAGCCACTACCTCCTTCCGCGCGACGGTGTGGTCTTCACCTACGTGGTGGAAAACGATAAGAAGGTGACGGacttcttttccttctatCGAATTCCATCGACCGTGATTGGGAACAGCAATTATAACATTCTGAACGCAGCTTACGTTCACTACTATGCGGCAACGAGTATGCCTTTGCATCAACTCATTCTCGACCTTTTGATCGTGGCGCACTCACGCGGCTTCGACGTGTGCAATATGGTAGAGATCCTCGACAACCGGTCGTTCGTTGAGCAGCTCAAGtttggcgccggcgacggtcATCTTCGCTATTACTTCTACAACTGGGGGTATCCAAAGATCAAGCCTTCTCGGGTTGCCTTGGTGATGTTGTAG
- a CDS encoding mitochondrial carrier protein, putative, with product MESLVAGACAGLFVDLSLYPIDTVKTRLQSKEGFLASGGFNNVYKGLSAMAVGSVPGGAAFFFGYDTAKRLLLSLAAPSRAASGIEATSVAITPSVMACQAAAAVCGECFACCIRVPVEMVKQQMQAGHHATITSVLRNVTNNTATPLVVPRDLAAAVPPPPPIRLSGMHHLFRGMPIMLMRELPFSVIQMSLYESLKAKMRASTDHPYASLSLPFCGAFSGGCAAFLTTPLDVLKTRIMLFRRGPGQEKVSIRYVLDELIREPARPGDRFGYAQRFFRGASTRVLWISLGGSIFFGTYEFVKSGFQSEHTL from the coding sequence ATGGAGTCGCTCGTGgctggcgcgtgtgctgggTTGTTCGTTGACCTTAGTCTCTACCCCATAGACACGGTAAAGACGCGCCTTCAGTCCAAGGAAGGTTTTTTGGCTTCCGGCGGCTTTAATAATGTTTACAAGGGCTTGAGTGCTATGGCGGTGGGCTCAGTGCCTGGCGGGGCTGCGTTTTTCTTCGGCTACGACACAGCGAAGCGATTGCTCTTGTCACTTGCAGCTCCCAGCCGCGCTGCAAGCGGGATCGAGGCCACTTCGGTAGCCATCACGCCGAGTGTAATGGCGTGCcaggccgcggccgccgtaTGCGGGGAGTGCTTTGCTTGCTGTATCCGTGTACCGGTAGAGATGGTAAAGCAGCAGATGCAAGCCGGACATCACGCAACCATCACCTCCGTGTTGCGTAACGTCACCAACAAcacggcaacgccgctggTGGTTCCACGAGACTTGgcggcagctgtgccgccgccgccgccaatTCGTCTCTCCGGTATGCATCATCTTTTTCGAGGCATGCCGATCATGCTGATGCGCGAGCTGCCGTTCTCCGTCATTCAGATGTCCCTGTACGAATCTCTCAAGGCTAAAATGCGCGCGTCCACGGACCACCCCTACGCCTCCCTCAGCCTTCCCTTTTGCGGTGCCTTCAGTGGCGggtgcgccgccttcctcaCAACCCCATTGGACGTTCTAAAAACACGGATCATGTTGTTCCGGCGCGGGCCGGGGCAAGAGAAAGTGAGCATACGGTATGTACTGGATGAGCTGATTCGTGAGCCAGCCCGACCCGGTGACAGGTTCGGCTACGCACAGCGCTTCTTCCGCGGCGCCTCGACACGCGTGCTATGGATCTCGCTAGGCGGGAGCATTTTCTTCGGCACCTACGAGTTTGTCAAGTCCGGCTTCCAAAGCGAGCACACGCTATAG
- a CDS encoding protein kinase, putative produces the protein MTGRFTRPQWSLATGRHYASSGHSAASSCSTHTLKVNQTESYRPGPDDSGTYSANLRDSPSRTMSNTSVSVSPMDSSSPQEWGRSFRLFNSCRFLTSASGSRQRDGSIGQLYRSTFLHGRQGRGSSVGPEAERPLLGSSMIHQPQSSFFGAFSGQGGRYSFWPPDVNASGVLTAASPYAASNPSAPLSTASPLLGSSRFFGTGISPRGLADGHAVHRVVASCAMGSVVCTVSPGQNELPLAMNALRTHLALRGKTIIQGDAAHPLEIRKGPLIGAGGFAKVFAGVDTVRGELVAIKEIDISGVDDVKALNAIEAEFALLKSLHHPNIVSYSLFEHSKSQKVCRIAMELLAGDSTLHLLQKFGPLTEAVLRIVARSVLRAIRFIHKEGIFHRDIKPANILVSHRGEVKLCDFGCSKRVSELNKAASCIIGTPVYMAPEFIKGEANHKADIWSMACALFELSTGLPPWYHSGVKDNLPLMFYLTTTSESPMVLPSPEAKSEFSAEFLSFMELCFTRNVANRPEADDLLKHPWITGSRLAPVPNLPSAVLSLHQESSAVFRAFGSPGKSSTFSSPRDSAADRDDMSFNGSDGLQKSVSTTPTLSPAEEEMACQQELETVAAATALELCSLLVCSLEIPPRTAQETVTGEVGSGTGDTSPSLTRTFSIHSPALSHRGGGVSASVAEFLSPVYTPEHSIVHENFYYSQVPLGASAGNFVLPPGLDLDGAPPQQQYLRINEEGNLDMVYLPGDEMEDSVHGRSTFGDSVYGSFHAGRIVSPARNSSFSRGTLSPRVAAGPNTVGVADGPFSPLLGISGVFSRRESPSRGGPSVPSSPQGIPAPPLLYRPGPSTTFVSQPSSHTGSMHTSHVSPTSTSKAGSNVDAATPHTPRSNSPTSTQRSESFRGLPEKLKTHADGKLHMSFSVNTAPGCAVNVELNVDVADVQCKVVDNQPNFVVAFTDDVRSQIANKIKEVAEHSSSGKPAQTAGTHASSLSPLCGMEARRSVSAGGGHFYNSPLFAAASKATPRPLSRVSTGSAQRLVAVPREALAGYSSYSGEEGSDVDSHTSSPVTAGWSERVGK, from the coding sequence ATGACCGGTCGCTTCACTCGACCGCAGTGGTCGCTGGCAACTGGGCGACACTATGCAAGCAGCGGGCACTCAGCCGCCAGCTCGTGCAGCACTCACACGCTGAAGGTGAACCAAACGGAGAGCTACCGGCCGGGTCCCGATGACAGCGGCACATACAGCGCGAACCTGCGTGACTCGCCTAGCCGCACGATGAGCAACACCAGCGTTTCGGTCTCCCCCatggacagcagcagcccgcaGGAATGGGGCCGTTCCTTCCGCCTTTTCAACTCCTGCCGCTTCCTCACCAGCGCCTCAGGTTCACGGCAGCGTGACGGCAGCATTGGACAGCTGTATCGCAGCACTTTTCTGCATGGCCGTCagggccgcggcagcagcgttggGCCGGAGGCCGAAAGGCCACTCCTCGGCAGCTCCATGATCCACCAACCACAGAGCAGCTTCTTTGGCGCCTTTAGCGGGCAAGGTGGACGCTACTCCTTCTGGCCCCCTGATGTGAACGCCAGCGGAGTGCTgacggccgcctcgccgtaCGCCGCGTCCAACCCGTCCGCGCCTTTGTCAACAGCGAGCCCCCTATTAGGCTCTTCTCGCTTCTTCGGGACGGGGATCTCGCCTCGCGGGCTGGCGGACGGGCACGCTGTGCATCGTGTCGTCGCGTCGTGCGCAATGGGATCGGTGGTGTGTACTGTCTCACCAGGTCAGAACGAACTGCCTTTGGCGATGAATGCCTTACGCACGCACcttgcgctgcgcggcaAGACGATCATTCAAGGCGATGCCGCGCACCCGCTGGAGATTCGCAAGGGCCCCCTtatcggcgccggcggcttcGCGAAGGTCTTCGCGGGTGTGGACACGGTACGTGGAGAGCTTGTCGCCATCAAAGAAATCGACATCTCCGGCGTAGACGACGTGAAGGCGCTCAACGCGATCGAGGCGGAATTCGCCCTCCTCAAGTCGCTTCATCACCCCAACATTGTCAGCTACTCCCTCTTCGAGCACAGCAAGTCGCAGAAAGTCTGCCGCATTgcgatggagctgctggctGGTGACTCCACTCTCCACCTGCTGCAGAAGTTTGGGCCACTGACggaagcggtgctgcgcatcgTGGCGCGGAGCGTCCTGCGCGCCATTCGCTTTATCCACAAGGAGGGCATTTTTCACCGAGACATCAAACCAGCGAACATCCTCGTCAGCCACCGCGGCGAGGTGAAGTTGTGCGACTTCGGCTGCAGCAAACGCGTGTCGGAGCTGAACAAAGCAGCCAGCTGCATCATTGGGACACCAGTGTACATGGCCCCTGAGTTCATCAAGGGTGAGGCTAATCACAAGGCGGATATATGGTCGATGGCGTGCGCGCTTTTTGAGCTGAGCACCGGGCTGCCGCCTTGGTACCACTCCGGCGTCAAGGACAATCTCCCTCTCATGTTCTACCTCACGACAACGTCGGAGTCTCCCATGGTGCTGCCCTCGCCAGAAGCCAAGAGCGAGTTCTCCGCGGAGTTCCTCAGCTTCATGGAACTGTGCTTCACACGCAACGTGGCAAATCGTCCAGAAGCTGACGATTTGCTGAAGCATCCGTGGATCACGGGGTCGCGGCTCGCGCCGGTGCCAAACCTGCCCAGCGCTGTCTTGTCTCTCCACCAGGAAAGTTCCGCCGTGTTTCGCGCCTTTGGCTCACCCGGGAAGTCGTCCACGTTCTCCAGCCCGCGAGACTCGGCGGCGGACCGCGACGACATGAGCttcaacggcagcgacggcttGCAGAAGTCCGTCTCCACTACCCCAACTCTCAGCcccgcggaggaggagatggcgtgCCAGCAGGAGTTGGAgaccgtggcggcggcgacggcgctggaaCTCTGCTCCCTGCTCGTGTGCTCACTGGAGATCCCCCCTCGTACCGCGCAGGAGACTGTGACAGGGGAAGTAGGCTCGGGGACCGGCGACACGAGTCCCTCGCTCACGCGCACCTTCTCGATCCACTCACCCGCTCTCAGTCatcgtggcggcggtgtcagCGCAAGCGTGGCCGAATTTCTATCCCCTGTGTATACGCCAGAGCATTCCATAGTGCACGAAAACTTCTACTACAGCCAGGTGCCACTTGGGGCGTCCGCAGGCAACTTTGTCTTACCGCCCGGACTGGACTTGGATggggcaccgccgcagcagcagtacttGCGCATCAACGAGGAAGGCAACCTTGATATGGTTTACCTCCCCGGTGACGAGATGGAGGACTCGGTTCACGGCAGGTCCACCTTCGGTGACAGCGTCTACGGCTCCTTCCACGCTGGGCGTATTGTGTCCCCAGCGCGCAACAGCTCGTTCAGCAGAGGTACCCTCAGCCCGCGCGTTGCGGCGGGGCCGAACACCGTGGGCGTGGCCGACGGCCCTTTCTCCCCGCTTCTCGGCATCAGTGGCGTCTTCTCTCGCAGAGAGTCGCCATCGCGCGGGGGCCCGTCAGTTCCGTCGTCCCCGCAGGGCAttcccgcgccgccgctgctgtacCGGCCCGGCCCGTCGACAACGTTTGTAAGTCAGCCATCCAGCCACACCGGCTCTATGCATACGTCGCACGTCTCGCCGACGTCCACATCCAAGGCCGGCAGCAacgtcgacgccgcgacGCCTCACACCCCGCGGTCTAACTCGCCCACTTCtacgcagcgcagcgagagCTTCCGCGGATTGCCGGAGAAACTGAAGACTCACGCTGATGGAAAACTTCACATGTCCTTTTCTGTCAACACCGCCCCAGGATGCGCCGTGAACGTGGAGCTGAACGTCGATGTGGCTGATGTGCAGTGCAAGGTGGTGGACAACCAGCCGAACTTTGTGGTGGCCTTCACGGATGACGTGCGCAGCCAAATCGCAAACAAGATTAAGGAGGTGGCCGAGCACTCGTCGTCGGGCAAGCCTGCCCAGACTGCAGGCACTCATGCCTCATCCCTGAGCCCGTTGTGCGGGATGGAAGCGCGGCGATCGGTCTCTGCGGGCGGCGGCCACTTTTACAACTCGCCGTtgttcgctgccgcctcgaAGGCCACGCCGCGTCCGCTTTCACGGGTCtccaccggcagcgcgcagcgACTGGTGGCCGTCCCGCGCGAGGCGCTTGCCGGCTATTCGTCCTACTctggggaggagggctcCGACGTGGACTCCCACACGTCTTCGCCCGTGACGGCGGGCTGGAGTGAACGCGTGGGCAAGTAA